GGGTCCTGGGGCACCAGGCACAGTGTTTATGGCTCTACCCTATCCCCAGGCGGAAGTTGGACTTGTTTGCCAATGTAGTCCATGTGAAGTCACTTCCTGGGTACAAGACTCGACACAACAATCTAGATTTGGTGATTATTCGAGAGCAGACGGAAGGGGAGTACAGTTCTCTGGAACATGAGGTGAGGTCCTAGAAActgtggggagcaggggtgaggaggggagagaggcatagctccttcttcccttctttccagtGTCACTCAGCTGCTTTTCTCTCATGCAGAGTGCGAGGGGTGTGATTGAGTGCTTGAAGATTGTCACTCGAACCAAATCACAGCGTATTGCAAAGTTCGCCTTTGACTATGCCACTAAGAAGGGGCGGGGCAAGGTCACGGCTGTCCACAAGGCCAATATCATGTGAGGGACATAACTTTGCATGGGGTAGGGTCCTGGGAAGGTAGCCCCCAGCACTCTCCCAGCTGAATCTGTTCCCTTTGGTCCATGAACAGGAAACTGGGAGATGGGTTGTTCCTGCAGTGCTGTGAGGAAGTTGCTGAACTGTATCCCAAGATCAAGTTTGAGAAAATGATCATAGACAACTGCTGCATGCAGGTAAGGCCCTCCCAGTGTCTCTGCTCTCAGTGAGGAGCAAGGCAGGGAGTTGGATTTATGTCTCTTCTCCATGCCCCCAGCTGGTGCAGAATCCTTACCAGTTTGATGTGTTGGTGATGCCCAATCTCTATGGGAACATTATTGACAATCTGGCTGCCGGCCTGGTTGGGGGCGCTGGTGTGGTTCCTGGTGAGAGCTACAGTGCAGAGTACGCGGTGTTTGAGACGGTGAGTGAGGTCACCTCCTCCCTCAGTCCTCTTGTGTGTGCCCTTCATCTGATCTCATATCCTCCAGTGCATCCCCCTGGCCGCCTCATGACCCTGGCCTACTCTTGTCCCCCCAACCCTTGCATCTTCTCAGTGTTCCCGGCCTGACCTCTCATGTAATGCCCTTCCCTGACTGCAGATTCTGCAGAATGTCTGCTGCTAGTGACTCTGGGCTGCTCATCTGTCCACAGGGTGCCCGGCATCCATTTGCCCAGGCAGTGGGCAGGAATATAGCCAACCCCACAGCAATGCTGCTGTCAGCTTCCAACATGCTGCGGCATCTCAAGTAGGTCACCGCCAGACTAGGATGGTGGCTGGGTGGTTTGGGGAACACAGTTGGGGAAATCAGGAAGATGATGTGGTGGTAATCTAGTTTTTCTGTCCACATTGGCAGTCTCGAGCATCACTCCAACATGATTGCCGAGGCAGTGAAGAAGGTGATCAAAGTTGGCAAGGTGAGTTTAGAAAGGCTATGGGGTTTAGGGTCTTGGCACTAATTTCTGGGAACCTGAGTTGGGGCCTCCTTTCCCTCCAGGTCCCCAGAGCTTCTGCTCTTTCCCCAGTCCTGTCAGGGctgttcatttctcttctcttggcTGTCTCATTCTCTTGATCATCTTTGCTTCCTAGTTTCCCATCTGCTATTTCCTCTTTCATCCACTGGCAGAACTTGTAGCTTCCTATCTAGTGTGGGGGGGAGATGGAGGAGCAGAGGGAGATAGCTGATAAGATGAGGCACCACTTTCTCCATACCTGGAAGCCTATCCTTATTTGCCACTCCCCTGCAGTTGTCTTTGCTCCCACCTGGTCTCCTTTAtttcctccaaggtatcttcctccTGTCTGACTTGCCTTTCCCATCTCACTCACGCTGAGCTTCTTACCCTGCTGAGGCTGCAGCAGAGCACAAATAGTGGCTCTGGCCCTCAGACAGGAGCGCACAGGTTTGTGCTTTTCCAAACCTGGCTGCCTCCTTGCATCTCTGCTGCATTGCATCTTGTTTTCCTGGCCTTGTCACCCTCTTTTGGATTCCATTTCCATCACATTGCCCTGCCCCTCAGCTTCATgggctctcttctcttcttcaccaCGGTTATTGCCGGTGGTGGCTGTAGGTACGGACTCGAGACATGGGCGGCTACAGCACCACAACCGACTTCATCAAGTCTGTCATCGGCCACCTGCACCCCTATGGGGGCTAGAGCCCTTTATTCCCTCCAACCTCACAAGGACCATACACCTCCCTTCAGTACTGTGGACCAGAGAAGAGCCCTATACCTCTAGACCATAATTACCTTCTGGGCAGAGCCTAGGTTGTTGGGAGCTGGCTTCCTTAGGGAACAGTTAGGTGGTGGGGGTTAGGGATGGGGCCCAGGCCACAGAGATGATAACAATTCTCCCCTACAGGTTCGAACTTCTGACATGGGTGGTTATGCCACCTGCCAAGACTTCACTGAGGCTGTCATTGGTGCCCTGTCCAACCCATAGGTCCCACCCACACCCATGTTAAGGTGTCCAATAAAACATGGTATGACTCttgtgaatttgtttttatttttattgg
This genomic interval from Cervus canadensis isolate Bull #8, Minnesota chromosome 10, ASM1932006v1, whole genome shotgun sequence contains the following:
- the IDH3B gene encoding isocitrate dehydrogenase [NAD] subunit beta, mitochondrial isoform X2, whose translation is MAALGRVRWLTRALVAAPNPGAWRSLCTSTVAQASSRTQGEDVRVEGAFPVTMLPGDGVGPELMHAVKEVFKAASVPVEFQEHHLSEVQNMASEEKLEQVLSSMKENKVAIIGKIHTPMEYKGELASYDMRLRRKLDLFANVVHVKSLPGYKTRHNNLDLVIIREQTEGEYSSLEHESARGVIECLKIVTRTKSQRIAKFAFDYATKKGRGKVTAVHKANIMKLGDGLFLQCCEEVAELYPKIKFEKMIIDNCCMQLVQNPYQFDVLVMPNLYGNIIDNLAAGLVGGAGVVPGESYSAEYAVFETGARHPFAQAVGRNIANPTAMLLSASNMLRHLNLEHHSNMIAEAVKKVIKVGKVRTSDMGGYATCQDFTEAVIGALSNP
- the IDH3B gene encoding isocitrate dehydrogenase [NAD] subunit beta, mitochondrial isoform X1; translated protein: MAALGRVRWLTRALVAAPNPGAWRSLCTSTVAQASSRTQGEDVRVEGAFPVTMLPGDGVGPELMHAVKEVFKAASVPVEFQEHHLSEVQNMASEEKLEQVLSSMKENKVAIIGKIHTPMEYKGELASYDMRLRRKLDLFANVVHVKSLPGYKTRHNNLDLVIIREQTEGEYSSLEHESARGVIECLKIVTRTKSQRIAKFAFDYATKKGRGKVTAVHKANIMKLGDGLFLQCCEEVAELYPKIKFEKMIIDNCCMQLVQNPYQFDVLVMPNLYGNIIDNLAAGLVGGAGVVPGESYSAEYAVFETGARHPFAQAVGRNIANPTAMLLSASNMLRHLNLEHHSNMIAEAVKKVIKVGKVRTRDMGGYSTTTDFIKSVIGHLHPYGG